The following are encoded together in the Citrobacter arsenatis genome:
- a CDS encoding dimethyl sulfoxide reductase anchor subunit family protein, which translates to MGSGWHEWPLMIFTVFGQCVVGGFIVLALALMKGDLRPESQQRVIVCMFGLWVLMGIGFIASMLHLGSPMRAFNSLNRVGSSALSNEIASGSIFFAVGGIGWLLATLKKMPPALRNLWLVVTMVLGVVFVWMMVRVYNTIDTVPTWYSVWTPLGFFLTMFMGGPLLGYLLLRIAGVDGWAMRLLPAISVLALVVSAIMSVMQGVELATIHSSIQQASALVPDYGSLMAWRIVALALALCCWIVPQVKGYQPAVPLLSVAFILLLVGELIGRGVFYGLHMTVGMAVAS; encoded by the coding sequence ATGGGAAGTGGATGGCATGAATGGCCGCTGATGATCTTCACTGTCTTCGGACAGTGTGTGGTTGGCGGCTTTATCGTTCTGGCGCTTGCGCTGATGAAAGGTGACTTACGTCCAGAATCGCAGCAGCGCGTGATTGTCTGCATGTTCGGGCTGTGGGTATTAATGGGCATTGGCTTTATTGCTTCTATGCTCCACCTGGGTTCACCGATGCGCGCCTTTAACTCACTCAATCGCGTTGGGTCTTCTGCGTTGAGTAATGAGATTGCCAGTGGCTCAATCTTCTTTGCCGTTGGTGGCATTGGCTGGCTGCTGGCTACATTGAAAAAAATGCCGCCCGCATTACGTAATCTGTGGTTAGTTGTCACCATGGTGCTGGGCGTGGTTTTTGTCTGGATGATGGTGCGCGTATATAACACCATCGATACCGTGCCGACCTGGTACAGTGTCTGGACGCCGCTGGGCTTCTTCCTGACGATGTTTATGGGCGGGCCGCTTCTGGGATATCTGTTGCTCAGAATTGCTGGCGTGGACGGTTGGGCGATGCGCCTGCTGCCGGCTATCTCAGTGCTTGCTCTGGTCGTGAGCGCTATCATGTCTGTCATGCAGGGGGTTGAACTGGCTACTATCCACAGTTCGATTCAGCAGGCGTCTGCGCTGGTTCCGGATTACGGCTCTCTGATGGCGTGGCGGATTGTGGCGCTGGCATTAGCGCTGTGCTGCTGGATTGTACCGCAGGTGAAAGGCTACCAGCCTGCCGTTCCGCTGCTTTCAGTCGCGTTTATTTTGCTGTTAGTTGGCGAGTTGATTGGTCGTGGCGTGTTCTACGGGTTGCATATGACCGTCGGTATGGCGGTGGCGAGTTAA
- the ycaC gene encoding isochorismate family cysteine hydrolase YcaC, producing MTKPYVRLDKDNAAVLLVDHQAGLLSLVRDIDPDKFKNNVLALGDLAKYFKLPTILTTSFETGPNGPLVPELKAQFPDAPYIARPGNINAWDNEDFVKAVKATGKKQLIIAGVVTEVCVAFPALSAIEEGFDVFVVTDASGTFNEITRHSAWDRMSQAGAQLMTWFGVACELHRDWRNDIEGLATLFSNHIPDYRNLMTSYDTLTKQK from the coding sequence ATGACTAAACCTTACGTAAGACTTGATAAAGATAATGCGGCAGTATTGCTGGTTGATCATCAGGCTGGGCTGCTCTCTCTGGTTCGGGATATCGATCCCGATAAATTTAAGAACAACGTGCTTGCGCTCGGTGACTTAGCAAAATACTTCAAACTTCCGACCATTCTGACAACCAGCTTTGAAACAGGTCCAAACGGACCGCTGGTACCGGAACTGAAAGCGCAATTTCCCGATGCGCCCTATATTGCTCGCCCCGGAAACATTAACGCATGGGATAACGAAGATTTCGTGAAAGCCGTGAAAGCGACCGGCAAAAAGCAGCTGATTATCGCCGGTGTTGTGACGGAAGTTTGCGTCGCCTTCCCTGCGCTCTCAGCTATTGAAGAAGGTTTTGACGTCTTTGTTGTTACCGATGCGTCAGGCACATTCAATGAAATTACCCGCCATTCAGCGTGGGATCGAATGTCGCAGGCTGGCGCTCAACTGATGACATGGTTCGGCGTCGCATGTGAGCTGCACCGCGACTGGCGCAACGATATCGAAGGTCTGGCGACGCTGTTCTCGAATCACATTCCGGATTATCGCAATCTGATGACCAGCTACGACACATTAACTAAGCAGAAGTAA
- the pflA gene encoding pyruvate formate lyase 1-activating protein: MSVIGRIHSFESCGTVDGPGIRFITFFQGCLMRCLYCHNRDTWDTHGGKEVTVDELMKEVVTYRHFMNASGGGVTASGGEAILQAEFVRDWFRACKKEGIHTCLDTNGFVRRYDPVIDELLEVTDLVMLDLKQMNDEIHQNLVGVSNHRTLEFARYLSNKDIKVWIRYVVVPGWSDDDDSAHRLGEFTRDMGNVEKIELLPYHELGKHKWVAMGEEYKLDGVKPPKKETMERVKGILEQYGHKVMY, encoded by the coding sequence ATGTCAGTTATTGGTCGCATTCACTCCTTTGAATCCTGTGGCACTGTTGATGGCCCGGGCATCCGTTTTATTACCTTCTTCCAGGGCTGCCTGATGCGCTGCCTGTATTGCCATAACCGTGACACATGGGATACGCACGGCGGCAAAGAAGTCACCGTCGACGAATTAATGAAAGAAGTGGTGACCTATCGCCACTTTATGAACGCATCCGGCGGCGGTGTGACGGCGTCCGGCGGTGAAGCTATCCTGCAAGCTGAATTCGTACGTGACTGGTTCCGGGCCTGTAAAAAAGAAGGCATTCATACCTGTCTGGACACCAACGGTTTTGTTCGCCGTTACGATCCGGTAATCGATGAACTGCTGGAAGTCACCGACCTGGTCATGCTCGATCTCAAACAGATGAACGATGAAATCCATCAAAATCTGGTCGGCGTATCTAACCATCGTACGCTGGAGTTCGCTCGCTACCTGTCAAATAAAGACATCAAAGTGTGGATCCGCTACGTTGTTGTACCAGGCTGGTCTGACGATGACGACTCTGCGCACCGCCTTGGCGAGTTTACCCGCGATATGGGCAACGTTGAAAAAATCGAGCTGCTACCTTACCACGAGCTGGGCAAACACAAATGGGTGGCAATGGGCGAAGAGTACAAACTGGATGGCGTCAAGCCGCCTAAGAAAGAGACCATGGAGCGCGTGAAAGGCATTCTCGAGCAATATGGACATAAAGTAATGTATTGA
- a CDS encoding amino acid permease: MAGVQEKQLRWYNIALMSFITVWGFGNVVNNYANQGLVVVSSWIFIFALYFIPYALIVGQLGSTFKDGKGGVSTWIKHTMGPGLAYLAAWTYWVVHIPYLAQKPQAILIALGWALKGDGSLIKEYTVVALQGLTLALFVFFMWVASRGMKSLKIVGSVAGIAMFVMSILYVVMAVTAPAITDVQIATTNITWESFIPHIDFTYITTISMLVFAVGGAEKISPYVNQTRNPGKEFPKGMLVLAVMVAVCAILGSLAMGMMFDSRHIPDDLMTNGQYYAFQKLGEYYGMGNSLMVIYAIANTLGQIAALVFSIDAPLKVLLGDADRKYIPESLCKTNASGTPVNGYILTLVLVAILIMLPTLGIGDMNNLYKWLLNLNSVVMPLRYLWVFVAFIAVIRLAQKYKPEYVFIRNRSLAMTVGIWCFAFTAFACLTGIFPKMEAFTPEWTFQLTLNIVTPFVLVGLGLIFPLLARRGC; encoded by the coding sequence ATGGCTGGTGTGCAGGAAAAACAATTGCGATGGTACAACATCGCCTTAATGTCTTTTATTACCGTTTGGGGTTTTGGCAACGTCGTTAACAACTATGCTAATCAGGGATTAGTGGTTGTCTCCTCATGGATATTTATTTTCGCGCTCTATTTTATTCCCTATGCGCTGATTGTCGGTCAACTGGGTTCTACTTTTAAAGATGGGAAAGGCGGCGTCAGTACCTGGATTAAACACACAATGGGGCCTGGTCTTGCTTATCTTGCTGCCTGGACCTATTGGGTCGTGCATATTCCTTATCTGGCGCAAAAGCCGCAGGCCATTCTGATTGCGCTGGGATGGGCGCTGAAAGGCGATGGGTCACTGATAAAAGAGTACACCGTCGTGGCGTTGCAGGGGCTGACGCTGGCGCTGTTTGTCTTTTTCATGTGGGTTGCGTCCCGTGGCATGAAATCACTGAAGATTGTTGGGTCTGTAGCGGGCATCGCCATGTTCGTGATGTCCATTTTGTATGTAGTGATGGCGGTAACCGCCCCGGCGATTACCGATGTGCAAATAGCAACAACCAATATCACCTGGGAATCGTTTATCCCGCATATCGATTTTACCTATATCACCACAATATCCATGCTGGTCTTTGCCGTTGGCGGCGCGGAAAAAATTTCGCCCTACGTTAATCAGACGCGTAATCCGGGCAAAGAATTTCCGAAAGGGATGCTTGTTCTGGCTGTTATGGTGGCAGTGTGTGCGATCCTCGGGTCGCTGGCCATGGGAATGATGTTTGACTCCCGGCATATCCCTGATGACCTCATGACCAATGGTCAATATTACGCCTTCCAGAAATTGGGCGAGTATTATGGTATGGGGAATTCGTTGATGGTTATTTATGCGATCGCCAACACGCTGGGACAGATTGCGGCATTAGTATTTTCTATTGATGCGCCGCTTAAAGTTCTGTTGGGCGATGCCGATCGTAAATATATTCCAGAAAGTCTTTGTAAAACCAATGCCTCGGGAACACCGGTAAATGGATATATTCTGACGTTGGTGCTGGTGGCGATTTTGATTATGTTGCCAACGCTGGGAATTGGCGATATGAACAATCTGTACAAATGGCTGCTAAATCTCAACTCTGTCGTGATGCCATTGCGTTATTTATGGGTGTTTGTGGCGTTTATTGCCGTTATTCGGCTGGCACAGAAATATAAACCGGAATATGTCTTTATCCGCAACCGCTCGCTGGCGATGACGGTGGGGATTTGGTGCTTCGCCTTTACCGCATTCGCTTGTCTGACCGGGATCTTCCCAAAAATGGAAGCCTTTACTCCTGAGTGGACTTTCCAGCTTACCCTGAATATCGTGACGCCATTTGTGCTGGTAGGGCTGGGGCTGATTTTCCCCTTACTGGCGAGAAGAGGGTGCTAA
- the dmsA gene encoding dimethylsulfoxide reductase subunit A — MKTKIPDAVLAAEVSRRGLVKTTAIGGLAVASSAFTLPFARIANAAEALNPAQINEKVIWSACTVNCGSRCPLRMHVVDGEIKYVETDNTGDDNYDGLHQVRACLRGRSMRRRVYNPDRLKYPMKRVGKRGEGKFERISWDEAYDIIASNMQRLIKDYGNESIYLNYGTGTLGGTMTRSWPPGKTLVARLMNCCGGYLNHYGDYSSAQIAAGLNYTYGGWADGNSPSDIENSKLVVLFGNNPGETRMSGGGVTYYLEQARQKSNARMIIIDPRYTDTGAGREDEWIPIRPGTDAALVNGLAYVLITENMVDQPFLDKYCVGYDEKTLPADAPKNGHYKAYILGQGKDGIAKTPEWAAQITGIPAERIVKLAREIGSAKPAYISQGWGPQRHANGEIATRAISMLAILTGNVGINGGNSGAREGSYSLPFERMPTLENPVETSISMFMWTDAIERGPEMTALRDGVRGKDKLDVPIKMIWNYAGNCLINQHSDINRTHEILQDENKCEMIVVIDCHMTSSAKYADILLPDCTASEQMDFALDASCGNMSYVIFTDQAIKPRFECKTIYQMTSELAKRLGVEQQFTEGRTQEEWMRHLYEQSRKAIPELPTFEEFRKQGIFKQRDPQGHHVAYKTFREDPKANPLTTPSGKIEIYSQQLAEIAATWELPEGDVIDPLPIYTPGFESLNDPLVEKFPLQLTGFHYKSRVHSTYGNVDVLKASCRQEMWINPMDAQRRGINNGDKVRIFNDRGEVHIEAKVTPRMMPGVVALGEGAWYDPDAKRVDQGGCINVLTTQRPSPLAKGNPSHTNLVQVEKV; from the coding sequence ATGAAAACTAAGATCCCCGATGCCGTGCTGGCAGCTGAGGTTAGTCGCCGCGGTTTGGTGAAAACGACGGCGATAGGCGGACTGGCGGTGGCCAGTAGCGCGTTTACCCTGCCATTTGCCCGTATTGCAAATGCCGCAGAAGCCCTTAATCCGGCACAGATTAATGAGAAAGTGATCTGGAGCGCGTGTACGGTGAACTGTGGTAGCCGCTGCCCACTGCGTATGCATGTGGTCGACGGTGAAATAAAATATGTCGAAACTGACAACACTGGCGATGACAACTATGACGGTTTGCACCAGGTACGCGCCTGTCTGCGTGGCCGCTCTATGCGTCGTCGTGTCTATAATCCCGATCGTCTGAAATACCCGATGAAACGCGTCGGCAAGCGTGGCGAAGGCAAATTTGAGCGCATCAGTTGGGATGAGGCCTACGACATCATCGCCAGCAATATGCAGCGTCTGATTAAAGATTACGGTAACGAGTCTATCTACCTGAACTACGGTACCGGTACGCTGGGTGGCACCATGACGCGCTCCTGGCCGCCGGGAAAAACGTTGGTGGCGCGACTGATGAACTGCTGCGGCGGCTACCTTAACCATTACGGGGATTATTCTTCAGCGCAAATCGCTGCCGGGTTGAACTACACCTACGGCGGCTGGGCTGACGGTAATAGTCCGTCCGACATTGAAAATAGCAAGCTGGTGGTTCTGTTCGGTAATAACCCTGGTGAAACCCGTATGAGCGGGGGTGGGGTAACCTATTATCTTGAACAGGCGCGGCAGAAATCCAATGCCCGCATGATCATTATCGATCCCCGCTACACGGATACCGGCGCGGGCCGTGAAGATGAATGGATCCCGATCCGTCCTGGTACCGATGCGGCGCTGGTTAATGGCCTGGCGTATGTCCTGATCACCGAAAACATGGTTGACCAACCGTTCCTCGATAAATACTGCGTAGGTTACGACGAGAAAACCTTACCGGCCGACGCGCCGAAGAACGGTCACTACAAGGCGTATATACTTGGGCAGGGCAAGGACGGTATTGCCAAGACTCCGGAATGGGCGGCGCAGATTACCGGTATTCCCGCTGAACGAATCGTCAAATTGGCGCGCGAAATCGGTAGCGCTAAACCGGCATACATTAGCCAGGGATGGGGGCCGCAGCGCCACGCTAACGGTGAAATAGCGACGCGCGCCATTTCTATGCTGGCAATCCTGACCGGTAACGTAGGGATCAACGGCGGCAACAGCGGGGCGCGTGAGGGCTCATACAGTTTGCCGTTTGAACGTATGCCTACGCTGGAAAACCCGGTTGAAACCAGTATTTCGATGTTCATGTGGACGGACGCGATTGAGCGAGGCCCGGAGATGACGGCCCTGCGTGACGGCGTACGAGGCAAAGACAAACTCGATGTTCCTATTAAGATGATCTGGAACTATGCCGGTAACTGCCTGATTAATCAGCACTCTGATATCAACCGTACGCATGAAATCCTGCAGGATGAGAACAAATGCGAGATGATCGTCGTCATCGACTGCCATATGACTTCCTCGGCGAAATACGCGGACATTTTGCTGCCGGACTGCACCGCCTCTGAGCAGATGGACTTCGCGCTGGATGCTTCCTGCGGCAACATGTCCTATGTGATTTTCACCGATCAGGCGATCAAGCCACGCTTCGAATGCAAGACTATCTACCAGATGACCAGCGAGCTAGCGAAACGCCTTGGCGTAGAGCAGCAGTTTACAGAAGGTCGTACTCAGGAAGAGTGGATGCGCCATCTCTACGAGCAGTCACGCAAAGCGATTCCTGAACTGCCAACGTTTGAAGAATTCCGTAAGCAAGGGATCTTTAAACAACGCGACCCGCAAGGGCATCACGTGGCGTACAAGACGTTCCGTGAGGACCCTAAAGCTAATCCGTTGACCACACCGTCAGGTAAGATCGAAATTTATTCGCAGCAGCTTGCTGAGATCGCTGCAACCTGGGAACTGCCGGAAGGCGATGTGATCGATCCGCTGCCGATCTATACCCCAGGCTTTGAGAGCTTAAACGATCCTCTGGTAGAGAAATTCCCTCTGCAGTTGACCGGCTTCCACTACAAGTCCCGCGTCCACTCGACCTATGGCAACGTGGATGTTCTGAAAGCATCCTGCCGCCAGGAAATGTGGATCAACCCGATGGATGCGCAGCGACGCGGCATTAACAACGGCGACAAGGTACGTATCTTTAACGATCGTGGTGAAGTGCATATTGAGGCGAAAGTCACGCCGCGTATGATGCCAGGCGTGGTGGCATTGGGCGAAGGGGCCTGGTATGACCCGGATGCAAAACGCGTGGATCAGGGCGGCTGCATTAATGTTCTGACAACCCAGCGTCCGTCTCCTCTCGCGAAGGGGAACCCGTCACACACGAACCTTGTTCAGGTTGAAAAGGTGTAA
- a CDS encoding MFS transporter: MSTYTRPVMLLLCGLLLLTLAIAVLNTLVPLWLAHENLPTWQVGVVSSSYFTGNLVGTLLTGYLIKHLGFNRSYYIASLIFAVGCVGLGIMVGFWSWMTWRFIAGVGCAMIWVVVESALMCSGTSRNRGRLLAAYMMIYYVGTFLGQLLVSKVSTELMNVLPWVTGTVLAGVLPLLFTRIANQQGDEQQSTPIVSMLKLRQARLGVNGCIISGIVLGSLYGLMPLYLNHQGVSNASIGFWMAVLVSAGILGQWPIGRLADKLGRLLVLRVQVFVVIVGSIAMLNQAAMAPALFMLGAAGFTLYPVAMAWACEKVEHHQLVAMNQALLLSYTVGSLLGPSFTAMLMQNYSDSLLFIMIASVSFIYLLMLLRKTGHTPNSIAHI; encoded by the coding sequence ATGTCCACCTATACCCGTCCCGTTATGCTATTGCTATGCGGGCTGCTGCTGCTGACCCTGGCGATAGCTGTGTTAAACACGCTCGTCCCGCTTTGGCTCGCCCATGAAAATCTGCCAACATGGCAGGTAGGCGTGGTGAGCTCGTCCTACTTTACCGGTAATTTGGTAGGGACGTTGCTGACCGGGTATTTAATAAAACACCTGGGTTTTAATCGCAGCTATTACATCGCCTCGCTTATTTTTGCCGTGGGCTGTGTCGGGCTGGGGATTATGGTGGGATTCTGGAGCTGGATGACCTGGCGCTTTATCGCCGGTGTTGGCTGCGCCATGATTTGGGTGGTAGTGGAAAGTGCGCTGATGTGCAGCGGGACTTCGCGTAATCGCGGACGTTTGCTTGCCGCTTATATGATGATCTATTACGTGGGGACGTTTTTAGGCCAGTTGTTGGTCAGTAAAGTATCAACTGAATTGATGAACGTCCTGCCGTGGGTAACGGGTACAGTCCTTGCTGGCGTTTTGCCACTGCTGTTTACGCGCATTGCCAATCAGCAGGGTGATGAACAGCAGTCTACGCCTATTGTCTCTATGCTAAAGCTGCGGCAGGCGCGTCTGGGCGTAAATGGCTGCATTATTTCCGGGATTGTGTTGGGGTCTTTGTATGGCCTGATGCCTTTGTATCTCAACCATCAAGGGGTGAGTAACGCCAGCATTGGTTTCTGGATGGCGGTTCTGGTTAGCGCCGGTATTCTGGGACAATGGCCGATTGGTCGTCTGGCGGATAAGCTGGGACGCCTGCTGGTTTTACGCGTTCAGGTCTTCGTGGTGATCGTCGGAAGTATCGCCATGCTGAATCAGGCGGCGATGGCGCCCGCATTGTTTATGTTGGGGGCGGCTGGTTTCACCCTTTATCCGGTGGCGATGGCCTGGGCCTGTGAAAAGGTGGAGCACCATCAGCTGGTCGCCATGAATCAGGCATTGTTATTAAGCTATACCGTGGGTAGCCTGCTTGGTCCTTCATTTACCGCGATGCTGATGCAGAATTATTCAGATAGCTTGCTGTTTATCATGATCGCCAGCGTATCGTTTATTTATTTACTGATGCTGCTGCGTAAGACGGGCCATACGCCCAATTCTATTGCGCATATTTAA
- the rarA gene encoding replication-associated recombination protein RarA, whose product MSNLSLDFSENTFQPLAARMRPENLAQYIGQQHLLAAGKPLPRAIEVGHLHSMILWGPPGTGKTTLAEVIARYANADVERISAVTSGVKEIREAIERARQNRNAGRRTILFVDEVHRFNKSQQDAFLPHIEDGTITFIGATTENPSFELNSALLSRARVYLLKSLTTDDIEQVLDQAMSDNARGYGGQDIVLPPETRRAIAELVNGDARRALNTLEMMADMAEVDDSGKRVLKPELLTEIAGERSARFDNKGDRFYDLISALHKSVRGSAPDAALYWYARIITAGGDPLYVARRCLAIASEDVGNADPRAMQVAISAWDCFTRVGPAEGERAIAQAIVYLACAPKSNAVYTAFKAALADARERPDYDVPVHLRNAPTKLMKEMGYGQEYRYAHDEPNAYAAGEEYFPQEMAQTRYYHPTNRGLEGKIGEKLAWLAGQDQNSPIKRYR is encoded by the coding sequence GTGAGCAATCTGTCGCTCGACTTTTCTGAGAATACTTTTCAGCCACTGGCCGCGCGCATGCGGCCAGAAAATTTAGCGCAGTATATCGGCCAGCAGCATCTGCTGGCTGCGGGTAAACCCTTGCCACGCGCCATTGAGGTCGGGCACCTGCACTCCATGATTTTATGGGGACCGCCGGGGACGGGGAAAACTACGCTTGCTGAAGTTATTGCCCGTTACGCCAACGCTGATGTTGAACGCATTTCGGCGGTTACGTCTGGTGTAAAAGAAATTCGTGAAGCGATTGAGCGTGCGCGTCAGAATCGTAACGCGGGTCGGCGCACGATCCTGTTTGTGGATGAAGTTCACCGTTTTAATAAAAGCCAACAGGATGCGTTTTTACCGCATATTGAAGACGGTACCATCACGTTTATTGGCGCCACCACTGAAAACCCCTCGTTTGAGTTGAACTCCGCGCTGCTGTCGCGTGCACGCGTTTATTTACTGAAATCGTTAACCACCGACGACATTGAGCAGGTGCTGGACCAGGCGATGTCAGACAACGCGCGGGGTTACGGCGGCCAGGATATCGTTCTGCCGCCAGAGACGCGTCGGGCGATTGCTGAACTGGTTAACGGTGACGCACGCCGGGCGCTGAATACGCTGGAAATGATGGCCGATATGGCCGAAGTTGATGATTCCGGCAAGCGCGTATTGAAACCGGAATTGCTCACTGAAATTGCCGGTGAGCGCAGCGCGCGCTTCGATAATAAAGGCGATCGCTTTTACGATCTTATCTCCGCATTGCATAAGTCGGTGCGCGGCAGTGCCCCGGATGCGGCGCTTTATTGGTATGCGCGAATCATCACCGCTGGCGGCGATCCGCTATACGTTGCCCGTCGCTGTCTGGCAATTGCCTCTGAAGATGTGGGCAATGCTGACCCTCGCGCTATGCAGGTGGCGATTTCCGCATGGGATTGCTTTACCCGCGTGGGACCAGCGGAAGGCGAACGAGCCATTGCTCAGGCGATCGTTTATCTGGCCTGTGCGCCGAAGAGTAATGCGGTTTACACCGCCTTCAAAGCTGCGCTGGCAGATGCCCGTGAACGTCCGGATTACGACGTACCGGTTCACCTGCGCAATGCGCCGACTAAGCTGATGAAAGAGATGGGCTACGGTCAGGAGTACCGTTACGCTCATGATGAGCCAAATGCCTATGCCGCCGGAGAAGAGTACTTCCCGCAGGAAATGGCACAAACGCGCTATTATCACCCCACAAACAGAGGTCTTGAAGGCAAGATTGGCGAAAAGCTCGCCTGGCTTGCCGGACAGGATCAAAATAGCCCTATAAAACGCTACCGTTAG
- a CDS encoding DMSO/selenate family reductase complex B subunit — MTTQYGFFIDSSRCTGCKTCELACKDFKNLTPEVSFRRIYEYAGGDWQEDNGVWHQNVFAYYLSIACNHCEDPACTKVCPSGAMHKREDGFVVVDEDVCIGCRYCHMACPYGAPQYNAEKGHMTKCDGCHERVAEGQKPICVESCPLRALDFGPIEELRKKHGTLAAVAPLPGAHFTKPSIVIKPNANSRPTGDTTGYLANPKEV, encoded by the coding sequence ATGACAACCCAGTATGGATTTTTTATTGATTCCAGCCGTTGCACCGGTTGCAAAACCTGCGAACTGGCCTGCAAAGATTTCAAGAACTTAACCCCGGAAGTTAGCTTCCGCCGCATTTATGAGTATGCGGGTGGTGACTGGCAGGAGGATAACGGCGTCTGGCATCAGAACGTCTTTGCCTATTACCTCTCTATTGCCTGTAACCACTGTGAAGATCCGGCCTGTACCAAGGTTTGTCCGAGCGGCGCGATGCACAAACGTGAAGATGGCTTTGTCGTTGTCGACGAAGATGTGTGCATTGGCTGTCGGTATTGCCACATGGCCTGTCCTTACGGCGCGCCGCAGTACAACGCTGAAAAAGGGCATATGACTAAATGTGACGGCTGCCATGAGCGCGTCGCTGAAGGTCAAAAACCTATATGCGTTGAGTCATGCCCACTGCGTGCGCTGGATTTTGGTCCGATTGAGGAACTGCGCAAAAAACACGGTACTTTGGCTGCGGTTGCGCCACTGCCGGGGGCGCACTTTACCAAACCAAGTATTGTCATCAAACCTAACGCCAATAGCCGCCCGACCGGGGATACCACAGGTTATCTGGCTAATCCGAAGGAGGTGTAA
- the serS gene encoding serine--tRNA ligase — MLDPNLLRNEPDAVAEKLASRGFKLDVDKLRALEERRKVLQVQTENLQAERNSRSKSIGQAKARGEDIESLRLEVNKLGEELDAAKAELDTLQAEIRDIALTIPNLPADEVPVGKDENDNVEVSRWGTPREFDFEVRDHVTLGEMHTGLDFAAAVKLTGSRFVVMKGQIARMHRALSQFMLDLHTEQHGYSENYVPYLVNHDTLYGTGQLPKFAGDLFHTRPLDEEADSSNYALIPTAEVPLTNLVRDEIIDEDALPIKMTAHTPCFRSEAGSYGRDTRGLIRMHQFDKVEMVQIVRPEDSMDALEEMTGHAEKVLQLLGLPYRKIILCTGDMGFGACKTYDLEVWIPAQNTYREISSCSNVWDFQARRMQARCRSKSDKKTRLVHTLNGSGLAVGRTLVAVMENYQQADGRIQVPEVLRPYMNGLEFIG, encoded by the coding sequence ATGCTCGATCCCAATCTGCTGCGTAATGAGCCAGACGCAGTCGCAGAAAAACTGGCAAGCCGGGGCTTTAAGCTGGATGTAGATAAGCTGCGCGCTCTTGAAGAGCGTCGTAAAGTTCTGCAGGTACAAACTGAAAACCTGCAGGCAGAGCGTAACTCTCGATCGAAATCCATCGGCCAGGCAAAAGCGCGCGGGGAAGATATCGAGTCTTTACGTCTGGAAGTGAACAAACTGGGCGAAGAGCTGGATGCCGCGAAAGCTGAACTTGATACCTTACAGGCCGAGATCCGCGACATTGCGCTGACTATTCCTAATCTGCCAGCGGACGAAGTTCCGGTGGGCAAAGACGAAAATGACAACGTCGAAGTTAGCCGCTGGGGTACTCCGCGTGAGTTTGATTTCGAAGTGCGCGATCACGTTACCCTGGGTGAAATGCACACGGGTCTTGATTTCGCTGCTGCAGTTAAGCTGACTGGCTCCCGTTTCGTGGTCATGAAAGGGCAGATCGCGCGTATGCACCGTGCGCTGTCTCAGTTCATGCTGGATCTGCATACCGAACAGCATGGCTACAGCGAAAACTACGTTCCGTATCTGGTTAACCATGACACGCTGTACGGTACAGGCCAACTGCCAAAATTCGCAGGCGATCTGTTCCACACGCGTCCACTGGATGAAGAAGCGGACAGCAGCAACTATGCGCTGATTCCAACGGCAGAAGTTCCTCTGACCAACCTGGTACGTGACGAAATCATTGACGAAGATGCGTTGCCGATCAAAATGACCGCGCATACGCCGTGCTTCCGTTCTGAAGCAGGTTCTTATGGCCGTGACACTCGTGGTCTGATCCGTATGCACCAGTTCGATAAAGTTGAGATGGTGCAAATCGTTCGCCCGGAAGACTCGATGGATGCGTTGGAAGAGATGACCGGTCATGCCGAGAAGGTCCTGCAACTGCTGGGTCTGCCGTATCGCAAGATCATCCTGTGCACAGGCGACATGGGCTTCGGCGCATGTAAAACTTACGATCTGGAAGTGTGGATCCCGGCGCAGAACACCTATCGTGAAATTTCTTCTTGCTCCAACGTGTGGGATTTCCAGGCTCGTCGTATGCAGGCGCGTTGTCGCAGCAAATCCGACAAAAAGACCCGTTTGGTGCATACGCTGAACGGTTCCGGTCTGGCGGTAGGTCGTACGCTGGTTGCGGTAATGGAAAACTATCAGCAGGCTGATGGTCGCATTCAGGTTCCGGAAGTATTACGTCCGTACATGAATGGCCTGGAATTCATCGGCTAA